One genomic segment of Acidobacteriota bacterium includes these proteins:
- a CDS encoding methyltransferase domain-containing protein translates to MSTLPAAGFEQVDAAARPHGLAAYLELVNELPAVRAYRERMQQQLDLPTGARVLDVGCGTGAESARLATHGLRTIGMDLSIGLLAAARSRGGAKPDGPALSAGDALELPFSDASFDGCRTERVLQHVADPARAVAELVRVCRRGGRVAISEPDWGTLAIDLDDQGLTRKVLAAACDLVPQGWIGRRLPALMRSAGLAEVTTEAHTLVVEGYASADALFGIASAPLRALEADHLTPEEVARWLTALERREQRGPLVASLTGFTVTGRVL, encoded by the coding sequence GTGAGCACCCTGCCCGCTGCCGGATTCGAACAGGTCGACGCCGCGGCGCGACCGCACGGTCTCGCCGCCTATCTCGAGCTGGTCAATGAGCTGCCCGCCGTGCGCGCCTACCGCGAGCGGATGCAGCAGCAGCTCGATTTGCCCACCGGCGCTCGTGTGCTCGACGTCGGCTGCGGTACAGGCGCAGAAAGTGCCCGCCTCGCGACCCACGGATTGCGGACGATCGGAATGGACCTCAGCATCGGCCTGCTCGCGGCCGCGCGGAGCCGTGGCGGCGCGAAGCCCGACGGTCCCGCTCTGTCGGCAGGAGATGCCTTGGAGCTGCCGTTCTCTGACGCGTCCTTCGACGGCTGCCGAACGGAACGAGTGCTGCAGCACGTCGCCGACCCGGCCCGAGCCGTCGCCGAGCTGGTCCGCGTCTGCCGCCGCGGCGGCCGGGTGGCGATCAGCGAACCGGACTGGGGCACGCTGGCCATCGACCTCGACGACCAGGGGCTGACGAGGAAAGTGCTGGCGGCGGCCTGCGACCTGGTGCCTCAAGGCTGGATCGGTCGCCGATTGCCGGCGCTCATGCGCTCGGCCGGACTGGCGGAGGTGACCACCGAGGCTCATACCCTGGTGGTCGAGGGCTACGCCAGCGCCGATGCCCTGTTCGGCATCGCCAGCGCGCCGCTGCGAGCCCTCGAGGCGGACCACCTGACGCCGGAGGAGGTGGCGCGCTGGCTGACCGCTCTCGAGCGCCGGGAACAGCGCGGCCCCTTGGTCGCGTCGCTGACCGGCTTCACGGTCACCGGGCGGGTTCTCTAG